From a region of the Babylonia areolata isolate BAREFJ2019XMU chromosome 21, ASM4173473v1, whole genome shotgun sequence genome:
- the LOC143295695 gene encoding ras-related C3 botulinum toxin substrate 3-like: MKMTSFNAEDKAPLASKSLEKSNIKCVLVGDSLVGKTCLARRLANHGWNAEYTPTTFDNYAANTTVDGKSFVLGLFDTAGQEELNRLRTLAYVNSDVFLVCFSVLSPDSLKHAQDAWVREVRSHAPHVPYVLVGTHIDVRDDAVTATATRDRKTSAGTAGHAHYVNTKDGVAAAARMGADSYVECSSLTEAGIPRLKEAAIEAVQNGTSPADGGCQCACAIM; this comes from the exons ATGAAGATGACGTCGTTCAACGCGGAAGACAAAGCTCCTTTGGCCAGCAAAAGTTTGGAGAAAAGTAACATCAAGTGTGTGTTGGTTGGAGACAGCCTGGTGGGGAAGACCTGTCTGGCCAGACGGCTTGCTAATCACGGGTGGAACGCTGAATACACGCCGACAACTTTCGATAATTATGCTG cAAACACCACAGTGGACGGGAAGTCGTTCGTTCTGGGGCTCTTCGACACTGCTGGCCAG GAGGAGCTGAACCGACTGAGGACCCTGGCCTACGTCAACAGCGACGTCTTCCTGGTCTGCTTCTCCGTGCTCAGCCCGGACTCCCTCAAGCACGCGCAGGACGCATGGGTCCGCGAGGTCCGCTCCCACGCCCCGCACGTGCCCTACGTCCTCGTGGGCACCCACATCGACGTCCGCGACGACGCCGTCACGGCCACGGCCACACGTGACCGGAAGACGAGCGCGGGCACCGCGGGGCATGCGCACTATGTCAACACCAAGGACGGGGTGGCGGCGGCCGCCCGCATGGGCGCCGACAGCTACGTGGAGTGCTCGTCTCTGACCGAGGCGGGCATCCCCCGTCTGAAGGAGGCCGCCATCGAGGCGGTGCAGAACGGGACTTCTCCTGCCGACGGTGGCTGCCAGTGTGCCTGCGCCATCATGTGA